CTCGCGGATCACCGAAGGTGCGCTGGTCAACCTGGAATTGCCGATGAAGGCCGACGGGCGCATGGGCGGGCACATCGTGCAGGGGCACGTGGACGGCACGGGAAAGTTTCTTGGCCTGGAGCCAATTCCGGGCGCCGACGATTTCTGGCTTACGGTCGAGATTCCGGCCGAGTTGGAGCGCTACGTCGTGTACAAGGGCTCGATTGCGGTGGAAGGCATCAGCCTGACCGTGGCGCGCGTGGAAGGCGCGAAGGTAACGATTGCGATCATCCCGCACACGGCGGAAGAAACGAACCTGCGCTCGCTCAAGCCGGGCGACCCGGTCAACATCGAGACCGACATTGTCGCCAAGTACGTGGAGAAGATGATGGGCGGGCGCTCCACGGGCGCCATCACCACCGAGCAACTGGTGGCGCAGGGATTTTAGAAACCGTGGTTGGTAGTTGCAGCCCGCCTCCCGGCCGCGAGCTACTAGCGGACAAGCTACGAAGTGTAGGGATCGCGCAAGTATCCTTCGACGGCAAAATCCTCGCCAAAGCGGTAGAGGCGCATGTTCCTGACGTAAGCAGCGTCGCTCATGCGGCGAAAGCCCGCGCCGGCGGCAAACGGCACCGAGCCGCTGCCCGCCAGGATTTTGGGCGCGTAGTAGAGAAATACCTTGTCCACGACGCCGGCGGCCAGCGCCGCCCAGTTGACCATCGCGCCGCCCTCGATGAGCACGCTGGTGATATCGAGTTCGCCGAGGCGCTGGACGATCTTGCGCAGGTCGGGACGCCCGTCTCCGCCGCCGAGCGCAACCTGTTCGACACGAATGCCGCGGCCTTCCAACTCTTTGCGCTTCTTCTCCTCGGCGAACGAGCACAGGACGAGCACGTCGTCGCGGCAGGTCTTGGCGACCCGCGACCCCAACGGCATCCGCAGACGCGAGTCGAGGATGACGCGCAGCAGCGGACGGCGTCGAGGCAGCCCGGTGCGATCGGTGAGCAGCGGGTCGTCGGCAACGACGGTGCCAACCCCGACCATGATGGCATCCATGGCGTGGCGCAACTCGTGGACGTGGGCGCGCGCCAGTTCGCTGGTGATCCAACCGCCGGTGGCGCCGCCCGCGCCCAGCGCCGAAGGATTCTCCGATTCACCCGGCGGCGGGGCGATCTTGCCGTCGAGCGTCATGGCGGCCTTCAGGACCACGAGCGGCCTGCGCGAGCGAACGTGGCGGGCGAACGCCTCATTGAGGTGACGCGCCTGTTCTTCTTCGACGCCGACCGTGACTTCTATGCCGGCGTCACGCAGCCTCTGAAATCCCAGGCCGTGTACTTGAGGATTGGGATCTTCCATGGAGGCGACGACGCGGCGAATGCCGGCGCTGATAACGGCATCGGCGCATGGACCGGTGCGCCCCTGGTGCGAACACGGCTCCAGATTGAGGCACAGCGTTGCGCCACGCGCGCGCTCGCCGGCTTGCTCGAGGGCGAGAATTTCGGCGTGCTTGAGCCCATCGTAAGTGTAGGCGCCCTCGCCGACGACAGTCCCACCGGCATCGACGATCACGGCGCCGACGCAAGGGTTGGGAGAAGCGAGGCTGATGCCCTGGCGCGCGAGTCCGAGGGCGCGGTGGATGAAGCGCTCATCGTCGGGAGTATGCATCGGTGTCGTAGTCGTC
The sequence above is drawn from the Terriglobales bacterium genome and encodes:
- a CDS encoding riboflavin synthase, which gives rise to MFTGLVEDVGRVAKITTTGGTRRLVIEAKQVPRELKKGDSVSVSGVCLTAVEIHPDSFRADLAEETWRLTSFSRITEGALVNLELPMKADGRMGGHIVQGHVDGTGKFLGLEPIPGADDFWLTVEIPAELERYVVYKGSIAVEGISLTVARVEGAKVTIAIIPHTAEETNLRSLKPGDPVNIETDIVAKYVEKMMGGRSTGAITTEQLVAQGF
- the ribD gene encoding bifunctional diaminohydroxyphosphoribosylaminopyrimidine deaminase/5-amino-6-(5-phosphoribosylamino)uracil reductase RibD — encoded protein: MHTPDDERFIHRALGLARQGISLASPNPCVGAVIVDAGGTVVGEGAYTYDGLKHAEILALEQAGERARGATLCLNLEPCSHQGRTGPCADAVISAGIRRVVASMEDPNPQVHGLGFQRLRDAGIEVTVGVEEEQARHLNEAFARHVRSRRPLVVLKAAMTLDGKIAPPPGESENPSALGAGGATGGWITSELARAHVHELRHAMDAIMVGVGTVVADDPLLTDRTGLPRRRPLLRVILDSRLRMPLGSRVAKTCRDDVLVLCSFAEEKKRKELEGRGIRVEQVALGGGDGRPDLRKIVQRLGELDITSVLIEGGAMVNWAALAAGVVDKVFLYYAPKILAGSGSVPFAAGAGFRRMSDAAYVRNMRLYRFGEDFAVEGYLRDPYTS